CATTATCTTTAGAGACATTAGCAAAGAGAAAGAGGCACAAAAAACCATTGAACATTTGGCGTATTATGACTCACTCACAGAACTTCCCAATCGCAAACTTTTACTGGATCGCTTGAGCCATACGCTTGCCAATACCAGCCGTGACCCTGAATTTTGCGGGCTTTTATTTATCGATCTGGATAATTTCAAATTTCTCAACGACACCAAAGGGCACGAATACGGCGACATGCTTCTGAAAATGGTTGCCAAACGGTTATCCAGTACGCTTCGTTTATGCGACACCGTTTCTCGTTTTGGAGGCGATGAATTTGTCATTTTAGTCACAAAACTAGGAGACGACCCCTACGAAGCCAAAACACGACTCAGGGAGATTGGTTATAAAATTCTTCATGCGATTGGTGAGCAATTTCGATTGATCAATTTTGATTACACCTGCACGGCAAGCATTGGTGGAACGCTCTTTCATGAGACCAATAAAACGATCAATGAAATTTTAAAAGATGCCGACATCGCCATGTATGAAGTGAAAAAACAACATAAGAATGAGATCAAAATCGTTTAAAATGTGCTAGACTTTTTTCAATGGGTTATGAAAAAAGTCTAATGCTAAAACTATTCCAGCCCTCTTTACATGTAAGACTCAGTTTAAATCCATGCTTTTGGACAATCTTTTTAACAATACTCAACCCCAAACCAAAACCCTCAGCTCCTCTAGTATCATCACCTTGGGCGAACGGTTCGCAGTAATACTCCAACGCGTGTTTGAGTGCTTCACCTCTGCTTTTAACGCTGATCGTGCGCTCTTTTACTTCGATGAGAATGGGTTTTTGTGTGGTGTATTTTAACGCATTATCGATTAAGTTTTTAAGCGCAATGGAGAGGTAATTAAGATCACCCTTGATCTCAAAAGGCTCATCGATGTGAAGCTCCACCAAACTTTCATCTTCAATCAGTGCGCGTGAAAGGGACTCTGAGATGAGTGTTTCGGCATTGAAACGCGTAAGATTTAGTTGTTCCATATTGGCATTGAGCCGCTCGATATCTAAAAGCTCTTTGGTCAACTCATCAATCTGGGAAATCGCTTTTTTAAGACTCTGCTGATACTTCCCCTCCCCTAACATCTCTAAGGCAAGTTTGGATTTGGCAAGTGGTGTGCGAAGTTCATGCCCGATGTCACGAAGCAAGCGTTGACGTGAAAGAATCAGCGCTTCGATGTTAGACGCCATCGCATTGAAGGTATTAGAAAGCTTGCCAAGTTCGTTGGAGCCAAAGCGTTTCATTCTTACATGTAAAGCACCTTCGCCAAATTTTTGAAGCGTTAACGCAATCTGTTTGAGCGGAAAAATAAGCTTGATGACCATCAAAAAAGTGATAATAAGCACAAAAATATCGGCAAAGATCAGATAACTCACACGATCAAAATGATAAAAACCCTCCTCTTGGGTTATGTCGCGTACCAACAAGCTCTCATCCAAATAACTCAGGAGCAAAAGGTATCTGCCTTTGGTATCCATCAAAATTTTGACTTCTCCAAAGGAGCTGCTTTTTTCATAAATCGTTTGAGAGCCTTCCAACACGCTTTGCGACTCTGCAATGAGTTCAAAGTTAAAGGATTGAAGCCTTTTGGTAAGCGATGCTTGATCGTCATTGGCAAGGTCGCGAAAGAGCTCGGTGGAGGCTTGAAGGTACTTCTCTTTTAAGAGCATCTCTATTTTGGCTTGGGTGAGTTGGTTTGTTTCGCGTGAGACAAAAAGCATCAACGAAAGACTGACTAAAAAAAGTAAAAAGAGTTTGGTAAAAATGGACATCTTAACCGACCATTTTATAGCCAATGCCCCAAACCGACTTGATGTATTTGGGATTTTTTGGATCATCGCCTATTTTGGCTCTGAGATTGCTGATGTGCATATCGACCGTGCGATCTTTAGAGTTGTAGCCAATGCCATTAATCGCGTTAAAAATTACCTCACGCGAAAACACTTTGCCTTGATTGGAGAGTAAAAGAAGTAAGATGTCAAATTCGATTTTCGTTAAATCTAAATGATAGCCCTCCAAAGAGACTTCCATTTTCGCTTCATCGATTTCAAAATCTCCCACGCGCTTGTTTGACTGGGTATTTCTACGCAAAAAGGAGTTGATTTTTAGCACCAATTCACGTGGCTCATACGGCTTTGCAAGGTAGTCATCGGCACCCACGCCATAACCTAAGATTTTATCGCTGAGTTCATTGCGCGCCGAGGAGATAATGATATGCGCGTCACTCATCGCTCTAATCTCTTTGCACACATCAAACCCATCCATCTGCGGTAACATCAGATCAAGGACGACCACTTTATAGTGCGAAGGATTGGCTTTCAAATGTGAGAGAGCCTCTTTAGGTTTATCAAAAGCCTTCACTTCAAAATCGTAATTGTGCAGGTAATCACCAATGAGCGATTGCATCTCCAAATCGTCTTCGATGAGTAAAATTTTCTCGCTCATTCCACTTCCCACTCTTCAAGGTTATGTGCAAATTTTTGGCGTTGTTCTGGGGTTAAAAGGTTGTGCATTTGCAGTAAAAAATGGCTCTCTATCGCGCTGGATTTTTGGCTGATTGCTTGGTTGATTTTCTGCAAATCTTCTTCGTTTAAAACCTCATGCGTCAGCAATGCCTCTTTTTGATCTTCCATCTTTCCCTTGAACTCACGAAAGGCTTTGATGTCGACTCGAAACTGCTTAATAATGCTTTTCGCAACCTCTTTTTGCTCAGAGGTTAACTCCAAATAAGAGAGGTCTTTACTCAGGTGATGCTCTTTTTTACCGTCATGATCGGCATACAGACAAAGTGTGAGAAGTAAAATGAGCAGTATCTTCATTTACAGCCTTTTAATATCGCGATTGTTCAGTAGTCCATTTTCAATATTATCATGGCATGCCTTACAATTTGATGGTTTTCCAATATCCGCTTGTGCAAAAACAGCTTTGTCAATCTTTTTGTGGCGATTTTTCCAAAAAGGTGTTTCGGTGATCGCAAGATAGGTTTTATCGTTTTCCAAGCTTGCTAGAATACGCAGAGAAGACTCTTTGGTGGAAGTCTCAGAACTGTTTTTCACTAAAAATGCTTTGATCGACTCTGTGGTTGCAGCATCCAGTGAGGCATCATCGCCAAAGTGGTTTTCCAGTGTGTCCATCATGCTCACCCACGATTTTTGTGGCAGTAAAAAAGGAGGATAGAGTGTATGACAACTGATACACTCTTTGTAAAAGGCAGGGTTCTCTTTGGTGTAGTCCATTTTAGGATTGCCATCGGCGATTAAAAGACTGTTAGGCGCTACGAGCATATACACAAACGCAAAGAGAGAAAGCGCAATGGCAACACCACCAAAGATTTTTTGCATCAGTGTGAGTTTAACACCCTCTTCCTCGCCTAGCTTATACCCATCAACCATCGACTCTAAGGCGCGTGATTTATGGAAAAGCTTATCCAATAAAACACCCGCGATATGCGCAAAAATCACCGCCATCAAGACATTGGCAAAAAACTCATGCACCTCTTTAAAAAGTTTCATATCGCGAAACATCGTGTGATTCATAAAGGAAAACACGCCCATGCCCTCTTTGACGCCGTACGTTAACGCACCTGAGATTACCGCTAAAAAGGTTAAAACGATCATCGCGATGATGGCATAACTCGAAGCTGGATTGTGCCCGATGTACTCTTTTTTGTTGCCAAAAATGGAAAATATATACTCTTTTAAATCGCTAAGATTAAAGTTAAAATCTTTAAATTTAGAGTATTTGACATCCAAAAAACCCCACAGAATTCTAAACAAAAACAGCAGTGCGAGTGTGTACCCCAGCGCTACATGTAACGTAAGTAAACGTTTGACTTCGGGGGTAAGAAAAACCGCCAACATCATGACCATAAGCAGTGCATGTGAGACTCGTGTGTAAAGTCCCCAGACTAAAATCTTTTTCATTCCCATCTCCCATAATTTGGAATCACGATAGCGCGTTCGCTGTAGTTGCCTTTATCCGCCGTGGTGTGACAGGCGAGACAATTAGCGATTGAATTCACCTCTTTTTGCTCAATGAATTTCGCAGGAATTTTGCGATGCTCTTTGATGAAATAAGGCGACTTTGTGATCTGCATCGTGCTGTTGTTTGCAGTAATCTTACCGCTTCCTGCATTACTTACAAGATAGCTTAATATCTGCTCACTTTCAACCTTGCCTAATGAGGCGTCGGTGCCAAAGTGATCGCTCAGATTTCCCATCACTTTTTCCCATGAAGCTTTACTTAAAAGGGCTGGCTGATACCCAAAGTGACAACTCGCACACTCTTTTTGATACTGTGCATTATCCGCAGGTGCAACACTGCCTGCAAAGGCAAAGCTGAGTCCAAGTGCTGTGATTAAGAGTAATTTTTTCATCATATCTCCTTATTGGTTAATGATGTACGTTAAAACATCACCTTTTTCAAGCGCGACTCCCTCACGCGCAAACACATCGTTGAAATTACGTCTCAGCCACTTTTCGACCTCAGCAACATCGGTAAGGCGAGTTGGATTTACAGATGGGGCTAATGCCGTAATAGGTTTGTTGGTATTGACATTTTGCCCACCATTTTTGAGATTGGTTGAGTGACACGTGGTACAACTCATCTCGCCTCCTTTTTTGCCCGTATGTTTGGAGACAAAAAGTGTTTCGCCTCGCTTGGCATCAAAGCCAGAAAAACTAGGATTTGCAGCCTTTGCTTCGGTGCTTAAGCCCTCCATGTAGGTTTTCATGGGGGTATTGAACTCTTTGGCATTGAGCAGTGTGAATGTCAGTAGGATAAAACAGACTGTTTTTTTCATATCGAACTCCTAAATTGATACTGAAATCTTAGGACAACAGTGTCAATTTAGGGTTGACTTCTTCTTTACACTTTCTTTACATGTAAAGAGTTAGGGCAACTCCGTTCGCGGCTCAAACGGTGAGATATTGTTGAGAAACAAAGCTCCATACGGTGTCTGCTTTTCGATGTCATAGTAACAATCAATCAGCGTTTTATCGGAGACAATGGCACCCTTAATGATACGAAGAATCTTAGCAGCATCGGTACGAATGATATGACTTGGCGCTTGGGAAGCGGAAGTAAAGTAGCGGTGCATGCGGTAGATCAATTTTTTGTTTTGAATCTCAACGATTAAAGAGTCAATCGGCATTTTGAAAAACATAAAATTTTGCTTGACATTGATGGAGATGTACGCCGTGTCCATGCCGTAGATCTTCGTCGAATGCGAGTCAAAAAAGTAGAGGCTTTTGTTGTAATTGTCGTAAAAAGTGTCGTGCATGAGCTCTAAGATTTGTATTTTTTCACTCTTGGTGTAAAAATTGCCTATGTGTGAAAACGCAAAACGCAACAGCGATTCGATGGAGTACCACTCGGTTGATTCAAACGCATAGTTAGAAATCTGCTCATACCGCAATTTTTTAAGCTCCACCGCTTCGGCAGAAATCACCCGTTTGTAAGGCGTTGGAACCACTTTGTCTCGATACGCTGGACCAGGGAACTGCGGATGGATCACAAAGCGATCTTGCGCCTCTTTGTCTAAAATGTACCGAAGTCCGCCCTCATAGCCTTGATCGATAATGCGTATCTCATCTTTGGGAATATGCTCCAACATATCTTCAAAATCAACCCCATTGCACTCACTCTCCCAAATAGTAGGAGGATAGCGAAAAAATTTGGAGATGGAAGTTTTAACCTCAGAGGAAGGCTCTTTGGTGACCAGTTTGTCGATCCATGCAGTGAGGGTTCTGCGGTCTTTGTTGATGATGGAGGCAAACTTGGAGATACTGAGACCCGAGCGATTGTAAATCGCAACAATTTTCTCGATGGCGTTATCGTACATGAAGCTCACCTTAGTACTTTTTAACTACATTATGTATAAAAACTGTACGAGTCTAGCATCTATGTCTGAAAATTGTCTTAAAAAATCAAAACTAGTACACTGAATTAAACCTTAAGTCGTTATATAATTGTTCAAAATTTGTACTACAGGAGATGTCAGTGTCATTGAAGTATGAGTCAACTTACAAAGAGTCCATTGAGAACCCAGAGAAATTTTGGGCACAAGCGGCGACAAAAGTGCATTGGTATCACCAATGGGACAAAGTCTTAGATGTCGTTGATAACCATTATAGATGGTTTGTTGGCGGATGTATGAACAGCTGTTACAATGCGCTGGATTTGCACATTGACAATGGCCGAGGTGACCAACTTGCCATTATCTATGACTCGCCTGTCACCGATACCAAAAAAACCTATACCTATAGGGAACTACGCCAAAGAGTCTCTAAAACGGCGTCCATTCTTGTAAACAAAGGTGTCGTCAAAGGCGATCGTGTCGTCATTTATATGCCAATGATCCCCGAAGCGGTCATTGCGATGCTAGCGTGTGCGCGCATCGGAGCGATTCACTCCGTTGTTTTTGGTGGATTTGCTGCTCACGAGCTAGCAACGCGTATTGATGATGCCAAACCTCGCGTCATTATCAGTGCCTCATGCGGTATTGAGATCAGCAAGCTAATCAAATACAAACCTCTTTTGGATGAAGCCATCAAACAATCGACCCATAAACCAACGACCTGCCTTATCTGGCAACGCCCGCAAGAGAGAGCCAATATGCTTCCATGGCGTGACATCGACTGGGAAGTCGAAGAGGAAAAAGCGGGCTTAGTTGAGTGTGTGCCCGTTGATGCGACTGATCCACTTTACATTCTCTACACCTCAGGAACGACAGGCAAACCTAAAGGCGTTATTCGCTCTAATGGCGGTCACTCGGTTGCAATGAAATGGTCGATGGACAATGTCTACAACGCCAAACCAGGCGATGTTTTCTGGGCTGCCAGTGATGTGGGTTGGGTTGTCGGACACTCCTACATCGTGTATGGACCTTTGATGAACGGATGCACGACCATTATCTATGAAGGGAAACCTGTACGAACCCCAAATCCAGGTGCTTTTTGGAGAGTGTGTGATGAGTACAAAGTCAATATACTTTTTGCTGCTCCTACCGCATTTCGTGCCATTAAAAAAGAGGATAGCAAAGGTGAATGGGTCAAAAAATATGATCTAAGCGCACTCAAAAGCATCTTTTTAGCCGGCGAGCGCTGTGACAGTGATACGTTAGAGTGGATCACCAAAATCACCAATAAACCCGCCATTGATCACTGGTGGCAAACCGAAACGGGTTGGGCAATCGCAGCCAATCCTATGGGACTTGACCCAATGCCTATTAAAGCAGGCTCTCCTACCAAACCAATGCCAGGGTTTAACCTCAAAGTGCTTGATGAACAAGGCAATGAGTGTAAACCTAATCAATTAGGCAATTTGGTACTCAAACTCCCACTCCCGCCTTCGTGTTTGATGAGCATTTGGTCGGATGATCAACGCTATAAAAAATCGTACCTCAACTTCTACCCCGGCTACTACCTCACGGGGGATAGTGGCTACATTGATGAAGACGGTTATGTCTGGGTAATGGGACGTATGGATGGTGTCATCAATGTCGCAGGTCACAGACTTTCCACAGGAGAGATGGAAGAGGTCATCTCAAAACATCCCGATGTGGCAGAGTGTGCGGTTATTGGTGTGGATGATGAACTCAAAGGCGAAGTACCAATGGCATTTGTTGTACTCAAAGATGGCATTGAGCGTGACAATCGCTCCATCGCGGATGGCGTTATACAACTGGTGCGTGAAGAGATTGGTGCAGTGGCAGGACTTAAGCTTGCGACTGTCATTGAAAAACTTCCTAAAACGCGTAGCGGTAAGATTTTGCGAGCCACGATGCGTTCAATGGTCGATGGTAAAGAGTGGAGTATGCCCTCCACCATTGAAGACGAAAGTGTCTTAGCTGACATTCAACAATCAATCGAAAAACTGGGATACCCCATCCCTAAAAAAGGAAAAAAATGAGTATGATCAGTGCAGGTTCACTCTTTAGAAAAGCGGTTAATGAAAACCATCCGCTTCAAATTGTCGGTGTCATCAACGCCTACAGCGCTATGCAAGCAGAGCGTGTTGGGCATAAGGCGCTCTATCTTAGCGGCGCAGGCGTTGCCAATGCGAGCATCGGACTTCCTGACCTTGGTATGACAAACTTAGAAGATGTCTGTATTGATGTCAGACGCATTACGAGTGCCAGTTCATTGCCTCTATTAGT
Above is a genomic segment from Sulfurospirillum halorespirans DSM 13726 containing:
- a CDS encoding ArsS family sensor histidine kinase, with the translated sequence MSIFTKLFLLFLVSLSLMLFVSRETNQLTQAKIEMLLKEKYLQASTELFRDLANDDQASLTKRLQSFNFELIAESQSVLEGSQTIYEKSSSFGEVKILMDTKGRYLLLLSYLDESLLVRDITQEEGFYHFDRVSYLIFADIFVLIITFLMVIKLIFPLKQIALTLQKFGEGALHVRMKRFGSNELGKLSNTFNAMASNIEALILSRQRLLRDIGHELRTPLAKSKLALEMLGEGKYQQSLKKAISQIDELTKELLDIERLNANMEQLNLTRFNAETLISESLSRALIEDESLVELHIDEPFEIKGDLNYLSIALKNLIDNALKYTTQKPILIEVKERTISVKSRGEALKHALEYYCEPFAQGDDTRGAEGFGLGLSIVKKIVQKHGFKLSLTCKEGWNSFSIRLFS
- a CDS encoding response regulator transcription factor, translating into MSEKILLIEDDLEMQSLIGDYLHNYDFEVKAFDKPKEALSHLKANPSHYKVVVLDLMLPQMDGFDVCKEIRAMSDAHIIISSARNELSDKILGYGVGADDYLAKPYEPRELVLKINSFLRRNTQSNKRVGDFEIDEAKMEVSLEGYHLDLTKIEFDILLLLLSNQGKVFSREVIFNAINGIGYNSKDRTVDMHISNLRAKIGDDPKNPKYIKSVWGIGYKMVG
- a CDS encoding Spy/CpxP family protein refolding chaperone codes for the protein MKILLILLLTLCLYADHDGKKEHHLSKDLSYLELTSEQKEVAKSIIKQFRVDIKAFREFKGKMEDQKEALLTHEVLNEEDLQKINQAISQKSSAIESHFLLQMHNLLTPEQRQKFAHNLEEWEVE
- a CDS encoding cytochrome b/b6 domain-containing protein yields the protein MKKILVWGLYTRVSHALLMVMMLAVFLTPEVKRLLTLHVALGYTLALLFLFRILWGFLDVKYSKFKDFNFNLSDLKEYIFSIFGNKKEYIGHNPASSYAIIAMIVLTFLAVISGALTYGVKEGMGVFSFMNHTMFRDMKLFKEVHEFFANVLMAVIFAHIAGVLLDKLFHKSRALESMVDGYKLGEEEGVKLTLMQKIFGGVAIALSLFAFVYMLVAPNSLLIADGNPKMDYTKENPAFYKECISCHTLYPPFLLPQKSWVSMMDTLENHFGDDASLDAATTESIKAFLVKNSSETSTKESSLRILASLENDKTYLAITETPFWKNRHKKIDKAVFAQADIGKPSNCKACHDNIENGLLNNRDIKRL
- a CDS encoding diheme cytochrome c, which encodes MMKKLLLITALGLSFAFAGSVAPADNAQYQKECASCHFGYQPALLSKASWEKVMGNLSDHFGTDASLGKVESEQILSYLVSNAGSGKITANNSTMQITKSPYFIKEHRKIPAKFIEQKEVNSIANCLACHTTADKGNYSERAIVIPNYGRWE
- a CDS encoding DUF1924 domain-containing protein, translating into MKKTVCFILLTFTLLNAKEFNTPMKTYMEGLSTEAKAANPSFSGFDAKRGETLFVSKHTGKKGGEMSCTTCHSTNLKNGGQNVNTNKPITALAPSVNPTRLTDVAEVEKWLRRNFNDVFAREGVALEKGDVLTYIINQ
- a CDS encoding propionyl-CoA synthetase — protein: MSLKYESTYKESIENPEKFWAQAATKVHWYHQWDKVLDVVDNHYRWFVGGCMNSCYNALDLHIDNGRGDQLAIIYDSPVTDTKKTYTYRELRQRVSKTASILVNKGVVKGDRVVIYMPMIPEAVIAMLACARIGAIHSVVFGGFAAHELATRIDDAKPRVIISASCGIEISKLIKYKPLLDEAIKQSTHKPTTCLIWQRPQERANMLPWRDIDWEVEEEKAGLVECVPVDATDPLYILYTSGTTGKPKGVIRSNGGHSVAMKWSMDNVYNAKPGDVFWAASDVGWVVGHSYIVYGPLMNGCTTIIYEGKPVRTPNPGAFWRVCDEYKVNILFAAPTAFRAIKKEDSKGEWVKKYDLSALKSIFLAGERCDSDTLEWITKITNKPAIDHWWQTETGWAIAANPMGLDPMPIKAGSPTKPMPGFNLKVLDEQGNECKPNQLGNLVLKLPLPPSCLMSIWSDDQRYKKSYLNFYPGYYLTGDSGYIDEDGYVWVMGRMDGVINVAGHRLSTGEMEEVISKHPDVAECAVIGVDDELKGEVPMAFVVLKDGIERDNRSIADGVIQLVREEIGAVAGLKLATVIEKLPKTRSGKILRATMRSMVDGKEWSMPSTIEDESVLADIQQSIEKLGYPIPKKGKK